A stretch of DNA from Arthrobacter globiformis:
CCGCGCCGGCCACGGGTGCGGACATTGTCCTGGAACGCCGGCTGGCGGAACTGCTCGCATCTGTGGTGAAGAAGGACGACGTTCCCGTGGACGCCAACTTCTTCTACGAATTAGGTGCCGACTCGCTGGTGATGGCGCAGTTCTGCGCCCGGGTGCGCAAGCAGCCGGACCTGCCCGCGGTGTCGATCAAGGACATCTACCAGAACCCCACGATCTCGGCGCTGGCCGCGGCCCTGGCACCGGCGGAAGAGGCGACGGCGACGGTGCAGGTGCAGGACCGGCTGGCCGAGGTGCTCGCCGGCGTGCTCGGTATTGAGCACGTGCCGGTGGACGCCGATTTCTTCCAGGACCTGGGCGCGGACTCGCTGGTCATGGCGAAGTTCTGCGCCCGGATGCGTAAGCAGCCGGACCTGCCAGCGGTGTCGATCAAGGACGTCTACCAGAACCCAACCATCTCGGCGCTGGCCGCGGCCCTGGCACCGGCGGAACAGGCGACGGCGCAGGTGCAGGTGCAGGACCGGCTGGCCGAGGTGCTCGCCGGCGTACTCGGCATCCAGCAGGTCCCGGTAGACGCCGATTTCTTCCAGGACCTGGGCGCGGACTCGCTGGTCATGGCGAAGTTCTGCGCCCGCTTGCGTAAGCAGCCGGACCTGCCGGCGGTGTCGATGAAGGACGTTTACGGTAACCCGAGCGTCTCGGCCCTCGCCGCGGCCCTGCAGGTCCCCTCCCAGCACTACCGGCATCAGGAGCCCTCGCCGGTCGCGGCTTCAGTGCCGGAGGCTCCGGCGCCCATGGACGCCCGGACTTGGGAGTACGTCGCCTGTGGCGCCCTGCAGGTGCTCGTCTACCTCGGCTACTGCCTCCTCGCTGGCTGGCTCGCGGTCGTGGGGTACCAGTGGATATTCCCGGAAGCGGGGCCGGGTAACCACAATTGGTTGGGCCACGGCACGAGCCTGTTGGAGATCTACCTGCGGTCGATCGCCTTCGCCGGGGCGACGTTCGTGCTGCTGAGTATCCTGCCGGTGGCCGCAAAGTGGATTATCATCGGGCGCTTCCGCCCACAGGAGATCCGCATTTGGAGCCTTGCCTATTTCAGGTTCTGGCTGGTCAAGACCCTGATGCGAACCTCCCCGCTGGTGTTGCTGAACGGCTCCCCGCTGACAACCTTCTACCTGAGGGCCATGGGTGCCAAGGTGGGCCGCAACGTCACGATCATGACCAAGCGCCTGCCGGTCTGCACCGACCTGCTCACGATCGGGGAGGGGACGGTGATCCGCAAGGACGTCGTCGCAAGCGGCTACCGGGCCCACGGCGGCGTCATCCAGTTCGGTGCGGTGACGCTGGGCCGTGACGTGCTCATCGGCGAGGGCAGCATCCTGGACATTAACACGGCCATGGGAGACGGCTCGCAGTTGGGCCACCGGTCCAGCCTGTACTCTGGCCAGTCGGTGCCCGTGGACGAGCGCTGGCACGGTACGCCGGGCAGGCGCACGGATGTGGACTTCCGCACGTTTGACGCCACGCCCTACCGGCCCTGGCGCCGGGGATGGTTCGCCTTCACCCAGTTCTTGACTGCGCTCGGCTTGGGCCGAGCCATGCTGACCATAGCCATCGCCCTGGTCGTCCTGGCGTTTCCGCGGGTGGCGGCGCTTCTGGAGCCGCAGCCGTTGGCGTTCACTGACTGGTCCTTCTACGCCCACGCCGTTGGCCTCGCCGGCCTGACCGTCTTCGGTGGAACGGTTATGGCCTTGGTCCTCGTAACGACCGTGCCGCGGCTGCTCAACCTCGCTCTGAAGCCCGACACGGTGTATCCGCTGTTCGGACTGCGTGACGCGGCGGCGCGGGCGCTGGCGAGGTTGACCAACAATTCCATGCTTGCAGGGTTGTTCGGCGACAGCTCGTACATCGTGAACTACCTGGGGGCCATCGGGTACGACCTGGGGCAAGTCCAGCAGACCGGCTCGAACATGGGCACAGTGTTCAAGCACGACAACCCTTTCCTTTCGTCGATCGGCACCGGCACGATGATCGCCGACGCGGTGTCGTTCATGAACACCGACCACTCGGCGACGTCATTCAAGGTCAGTCGGGCGACGATCGGCGCCCACAACTTCCTTGGCAACGGCGTTTTCTACCCGGCCGGTGCCAGGACCGGGGACAACTGCCTGCTCGCGACGATGGTGGCGGTCCCCATCGACGGACCGGTGCGGCATGACGTGGGCCTGCTCGGGTCACCGCCGTTCGAAATCCCCCGCTCGGTCCTGCGGGACGCCCTGCCCGAGGAACATGCGACCCGTGCGGGCTTCCGCCGTGACCTCTCGGCCAAGAACAGGCACAACCTGCGCACGATGGCCCTCCTCATGCTGGTGCGGTGGCTCAACGTCTCGCTGGCCATGATCGTCATGTTCGCTGCCGTCGAGCTGTCCGACCAATTCGGTTTCCTTGCCTTGAGCGCGGCCTTCGTCGTCGAGATGCTCGTGGTTGGCTTGCTTATCCCCAGCGGCATCGAGCACATCGTGACGCGGTCCCGGGGACTTCAGCCCCAGCTCTGCTCCATCTACAACCCCTACTTTTGGTGGCACGAGCGGTACTGGAAGCTGCAGCTCCAGAGCCGGTACCTGACCATCCTCGACGGGACGCCGTTCAAGCCGCTGGTCTGGCGTCTGCTCGGCGTGCGGATCGGGTCCCGGGTCTTCGACGACGGCTGCGCGTTCCCAGAGCGGAGCCTGGTGACGATCGGCTCCCGCTGCACACTGAACGCCGGCTCCGCTGTCCAGTGCCATTCCCAGGAGGACGGAATGTTCAAGACCGACCACAGCATCCTTGGGGACGGCGTCACGCTCGGCGTCGGCTGCCTTGTCCACTACGGCGTGACCGTCGAAGACGGTGCCGTCGTCGCCGCCGACTCCTTCGTGATGAAGGGGACGACCCTCCCCCGGGGAAGCGTGTGGGGTGGCAACCCGGCCGAAGAGGCCCGATCCGCCGCCACGTCCCCCCTCGCGCTGGAAAGGCCCGTGTCATGACCATCATCTCTGCGTTGACCTGCCGGGCCGCCGCCTCGTCCGCCCTCGCGCTGGAAAGGCCCGTATCATGACCACCACCTCTGCGCTGACCTGCCGCACCGCCGCCGACCGCTCGTCGGGCCCGGGCAACGGCCGGACCGCCCCCGCGGGTGCAGCGCCGACGGTGATTCCCAGGTGGACGCAGGAGCGCCAGCCGGGTCAGGGGCGGATCGAAGTGGCTGTGCCTGAGGACCTGCGCCAGGCCGTGCTGATACTGTCCCGCATGTTGGACGCGACCCCTGCATCGAT
This window harbors:
- a CDS encoding Pls/PosA family non-ribosomal peptide synthetase, giving the protein MRLDNLQSPPHSTSTIDPPIPEITAPPAGDGSPAAPATGADIVLERRLAELLASVVKKDDVPVDANFFYELGADSLVMAQFCARVRKQPDLPAVSIKDIYQNPTISALAAALAPAEEATATVQVQDRLAEVLAGVLGIEHVPVDADFFQDLGADSLVMAKFCARMRKQPDLPAVSIKDVYQNPTISALAAALAPAEQATAQVQVQDRLAEVLAGVLGIQQVPVDADFFQDLGADSLVMAKFCARLRKQPDLPAVSMKDVYGNPSVSALAAALQVPSQHYRHQEPSPVAASVPEAPAPMDARTWEYVACGALQVLVYLGYCLLAGWLAVVGYQWIFPEAGPGNHNWLGHGTSLLEIYLRSIAFAGATFVLLSILPVAAKWIIIGRFRPQEIRIWSLAYFRFWLVKTLMRTSPLVLLNGSPLTTFYLRAMGAKVGRNVTIMTKRLPVCTDLLTIGEGTVIRKDVVASGYRAHGGVIQFGAVTLGRDVLIGEGSILDINTAMGDGSQLGHRSSLYSGQSVPVDERWHGTPGRRTDVDFRTFDATPYRPWRRGWFAFTQFLTALGLGRAMLTIAIALVVLAFPRVAALLEPQPLAFTDWSFYAHAVGLAGLTVFGGTVMALVLVTTVPRLLNLALKPDTVYPLFGLRDAAARALARLTNNSMLAGLFGDSSYIVNYLGAIGYDLGQVQQTGSNMGTVFKHDNPFLSSIGTGTMIADAVSFMNTDHSATSFKVSRATIGAHNFLGNGVFYPAGARTGDNCLLATMVAVPIDGPVRHDVGLLGSPPFEIPRSVLRDALPEEHATRAGFRRDLSAKNRHNLRTMALLMLVRWLNVSLAMIVMFAAVELSDQFGFLALSAAFVVEMLVVGLLIPSGIEHIVTRSRGLQPQLCSIYNPYFWWHERYWKLQLQSRYLTILDGTPFKPLVWRLLGVRIGSRVFDDGCAFPERSLVTIGSRCTLNAGSAVQCHSQEDGMFKTDHSILGDGVTLGVGCLVHYGVTVEDGAVVAADSFVMKGTTLPRGSVWGGNPAEEARSAATSPLALERPVS